From Paenibacillus polymyxa, the proteins below share one genomic window:
- the alaS gene encoding alanine--tRNA ligase, with protein MKASEIRSKWLEFFESKGHVIEPSAPLVPHKDPSLLWINAGMAPLKPYFDGRVKPENPRIANSQKCIRTNDIENVGKTRRHHTFFEMLGNFSIGDYFKEEVITWAWEFLTDPKWIGFDPERLAVTVYPEDEEAYKLWNEKVGLPAERIIKLEDNFWDIGEGPCGPCTEIFYDRGEAYGNDMTDPEMYPGGENERYLEVWNLVFSQFNHNKDGSYTPLPNKNIDTGAGLERFASILQNVDSNFDTDIFQPLIQKTAAMAGVKYNDNVDSDVALKVIADHVRTVTFAIGDGVLPSNEGRGYVIRRLLRRAVRYGKMLGMNRPFMFELVETVGDIMGVYYPEVVDKRDFIIKVIKTEEERFHETLTDGLAILADISAQAKAEGRNVISGADAFKLYDTYGFPFDLTEDYADEQGLKVDREGFDEAMQEQRQRARDAHQDNASMKIQGGALSDLAVKSEFVGYNDLITESKIVAIVYNDMLVESVSEGQSCQVVLDVTPFYAESGGQVSDHGLLRGGTVTAKVEGLFKAPQGQHVHQVVVEAGELNVGDTVKAEVDQASRGEIEKNHTATHLLHKALKEVLGDHVNQAGSLVEPGRLRFDFSHFGSITPEELADIELRVNRAIWSQLDVTIELKPIDEAKALGAMALFGEKYGDIVRVVKVGDYSIELCGGCHVSNTSQIGLFKLVSESGIGSGVRRIEAVTGRFGFEYMEGQLELLKVSAGLVKSKLSEVPKRIESLQQQIKDLSRENESLQSKLSAIEAGQLTDQVVQAGGVQLLAARVQASSMDALRAIADELKSKLPAAVLVLGAAMDDKVNFVVAVPAEHTKAGLHAGKLVKEIAAVCGGGGGGRPDMAQAGGKDASKLDEALQRAHELVSAASQG; from the coding sequence ATGAAAGCTAGTGAAATCCGCTCCAAATGGCTGGAGTTTTTTGAAAGTAAGGGACATGTGATTGAACCAAGCGCACCGCTTGTTCCACACAAAGATCCTTCCCTGCTATGGATTAATGCGGGTATGGCGCCGCTTAAGCCTTATTTTGACGGACGCGTAAAACCAGAAAATCCACGTATCGCCAATTCGCAAAAATGTATTCGTACGAACGACATTGAAAATGTCGGTAAAACGCGTCGTCATCATACGTTTTTCGAAATGCTTGGGAACTTTTCTATTGGCGACTATTTCAAGGAAGAAGTCATCACATGGGCATGGGAGTTTCTGACAGACCCGAAATGGATTGGCTTTGATCCAGAACGTCTGGCTGTAACGGTATATCCTGAGGATGAAGAAGCGTATAAGCTGTGGAATGAAAAAGTTGGACTTCCGGCTGAACGTATCATCAAACTGGAAGACAATTTCTGGGATATCGGTGAAGGCCCTTGCGGACCTTGTACGGAAATTTTTTATGATCGTGGCGAAGCCTACGGCAACGACATGACAGACCCTGAAATGTATCCAGGGGGAGAAAATGAGCGTTATCTGGAAGTGTGGAACCTCGTATTCTCACAATTCAACCATAACAAAGATGGCAGCTACACGCCGCTTCCCAATAAAAATATAGATACAGGAGCTGGTTTGGAACGTTTTGCATCCATTTTGCAAAATGTCGATTCCAATTTTGATACGGATATCTTCCAGCCACTAATCCAGAAAACGGCTGCCATGGCAGGAGTTAAATATAACGACAATGTGGACAGTGATGTGGCTCTCAAGGTCATTGCTGACCATGTTCGTACCGTGACTTTCGCGATTGGTGACGGTGTACTTCCTTCCAACGAAGGACGGGGTTACGTCATTCGCCGTTTGCTGCGCCGGGCTGTTCGCTATGGAAAGATGTTGGGCATGAACCGTCCATTTATGTTTGAACTGGTGGAAACCGTTGGGGACATCATGGGCGTGTACTACCCTGAAGTCGTGGACAAGCGTGATTTCATCATCAAGGTGATTAAAACAGAAGAAGAGCGTTTCCATGAAACATTGACAGACGGACTAGCTATTTTGGCTGATATCAGTGCTCAGGCAAAGGCCGAAGGCCGCAATGTCATTAGCGGAGCAGATGCTTTCAAGCTGTATGATACGTATGGGTTCCCATTTGATCTCACAGAGGATTATGCGGACGAGCAGGGCTTGAAAGTTGATCGTGAAGGTTTTGATGAAGCGATGCAGGAACAGCGTCAACGTGCGCGTGACGCTCACCAAGACAATGCCAGCATGAAGATTCAGGGCGGAGCTTTGTCCGATCTGGCGGTTAAAAGTGAATTTGTTGGATATAATGACCTCATAACTGAGTCCAAAATTGTGGCAATTGTATATAATGATATGCTGGTGGAGAGTGTTAGTGAAGGGCAGTCCTGTCAGGTCGTGCTGGATGTGACTCCTTTTTATGCCGAAAGCGGCGGACAAGTCAGTGACCATGGCTTACTGCGTGGCGGAACGGTAACCGCGAAGGTTGAAGGGCTGTTCAAGGCGCCGCAAGGTCAGCATGTGCATCAGGTCGTTGTAGAGGCTGGTGAGCTGAACGTAGGCGATACGGTAAAAGCTGAAGTAGATCAAGCTTCACGTGGAGAAATCGAGAAAAACCATACGGCTACACATTTGCTTCACAAAGCGCTTAAAGAAGTGCTGGGTGACCATGTCAATCAGGCGGGTTCCTTGGTAGAACCTGGGCGTCTGCGTTTTGACTTCTCCCATTTTGGTAGCATTACCCCAGAAGAGCTGGCAGATATTGAACTGCGGGTTAACCGTGCCATCTGGAGCCAACTGGATGTGACTATTGAACTGAAACCGATTGACGAAGCTAAGGCTCTTGGAGCGATGGCGCTGTTTGGTGAGAAATATGGTGATATCGTACGGGTCGTTAAGGTTGGCGATTACAGTATCGAACTGTGCGGAGGATGTCATGTCAGCAATACTTCGCAAATTGGCTTGTTCAAGCTTGTTAGCGAGAGCGGCATCGGATCAGGTGTACGTCGTATTGAAGCAGTGACCGGACGTTTTGGTTTTGAGTACATGGAAGGTCAATTAGAGCTGTTGAAGGTGTCGGCTGGGCTGGTTAAATCCAAGCTGTCCGAGGTGCCAAAACGCATCGAATCTTTGCAGCAACAGATCAAAGACCTCAGTCGTGAAAATGAATCACTGCAAAGCAAGCTGAGCGCTATTGAGGCGGGTCAACTGACTGATCAGGTTGTGCAAGCTGGCGGAGTGCAGTTGTTGGCTGCACGCGTGCAGGCCTCCAGCATGGATGCGCTGCGTGCAATTGCTGATGAGCTGAAAAGTAAGCTTCCTGCAGCTGTGCTGGTGCTAGGCGCTGCAATGGACGACAAAGTTAATTTTGTCGTTGCTGTCCCAGCTGAGCATACCAAGGCAGGACTTCATGCAGGTAAGCTCGTGAAAGAAATTGCGGCCGTATGCGGCGGCGGTGGCGGCGGACGACCTGACATGGCGCAAGCCGGGGGTAAGGATGCCAGCAAGCTGGACGAAGCACTTCAACGTGCACATGAATTGGTGTCAGCAGCCTCACAAGGATAA
- a CDS encoding IreB family regulatory phosphoprotein: protein MDSMDKTVKFNVKADEKEASAQEILLTVYDALVEKEYNPINQIVGYLLSGDPAYVPRHNNARSLVRKKERDELIEELVRFYLAKHR, encoded by the coding sequence ATGGATTCCATGGACAAAACGGTCAAATTTAATGTCAAGGCGGATGAGAAGGAAGCTTCTGCTCAGGAGATTTTGTTGACCGTATATGATGCGTTGGTAGAAAAAGAATACAATCCGATCAATCAAATCGTCGGGTATTTGCTATCCGGTGATCCGGCTTATGTGCCACGGCATAATAATGCTAGAAGCCTGGTGCGTAAAAAAGAACGCGATGAATTGATTGAAGAGCTGGTTCGTTTCTATCTCGCTAAGCATCGTTAG